CCAACCGCCGTATATTCCCTGCTATTGATTTATTAGCTTCGTCTACTCGGAGAGAAGACATGCTTTTAGATAAGGCTACCTTACAAAATATGTGGCTGCTTCGCAATTACTTTGCAGACCATACGCCCGTAGAAGCTATGGAAAAGATTTTAGATATCATGCGAAGAACTCGCAACAACGAAGAACTCTTTATGATGATGAAGAACATAACGGTATGATATTACGCGCCGAACATTTATTTAAGCAATACAAAAAACGCTTAGTAGTCAATGATGTAAGCTTGCAAGTAGCACAAGGTGAGATTGTAGGTTTATTAGGTCCCAACGGTGCGGGAAAAACGACTTCTTTTTACATGATTGTTGGTTTAGTTAAACCCAATAGCGGAAGAATTTTTTTGGATGACAAAGAAATCACTCATTTACCCATGTACAAAAGGGCTAAGCTAGGCGTAGGATATTTAGCTCAAGAACCTTCTGTATTTAGACATTTAACCGTAGAGCAAAACATAATGTCAGTTTTAGAAATGCGCCGCGATATTCCCAAAAAAGAAGCTAAACAAATTGTAGATGAGCTTATTGAGGAATTTAATCTCACTAAGGTACGCAAAAGCTTGGGAATAGTTCTTTCAGGTGGGGAGCGCAGGCGTACAGAAATTGCTCGGGCTTTGGCTGTAAAACCTAAATTTATTCTTTTAGACGAACCTTTTGCGGGCGTGGACCCTGTGCAGGTCGGTGAAATTCAGCAGGTAGTAGCTAAATTAAAAGATAAAAACATTGGTATTTTGATTACAGACCATAATGTGAGAGAAACCTTATCTATTACTGAACGGGCTTACATTCTTACAGAAGGCAGAATTCTCACACAAGGTAGAACCGAAGACATAGTAAATGACCCTGTAGCGCGCAAAGCTTATCTTACTGACAAGGTTAGTGAAGATTTGCTTCGTTTGTTGCAAAAAAATAATCAGGTAAAGAGTGAGTAAAAGCTATTTTTAGTGAATGAAGAGTAGATAGTTTTTTTGGATATTTTTTATTTTTTGGGCGTGCCCTTGCCCACACTTCGCTTGCGCTTGTGTGGGCAAGGTCGGCGTGCTACGGGCTAC
This portion of the Bacteroidia bacterium genome encodes:
- the lptB gene encoding LPS export ABC transporter ATP-binding protein, encoding MILRAEHLFKQYKKRLVVNDVSLQVAQGEIVGLLGPNGAGKTTSFYMIVGLVKPNSGRIFLDDKEITHLPMYKRAKLGVGYLAQEPSVFRHLTVEQNIMSVLEMRRDIPKKEAKQIVDELIEEFNLTKVRKSLGIVLSGGERRRTEIARALAVKPKFILLDEPFAGVDPVQVGEIQQVVAKLKDKNIGILITDHNVRETLSITERAYILTEGRILTQGRTEDIVNDPVARKAYLTDKVSEDLLRLLQKNNQVKSE